The Salvelinus fontinalis isolate EN_2023a chromosome 36, ASM2944872v1, whole genome shotgun sequence genome window below encodes:
- the LOC129835203 gene encoding synaptopodin-2, translating to MSLFQEFGRSYTLSPPVTKAPSLGLRSSSGSPFPSYKPLVQASSAQAPAGRQTSWLDRSHKPPSPWEAAAHHPMGLVDEAFPFQNLQQAIAFNVRSAAQRKLLPEPPAEWKARVSDDPPRKTEVWNPNQRWNKRQSWGQSQSQSQGQNQDQSRSYSRVMPPFLSPTKSIASAPAGPTGYRSLPRQWQPQRSLTETNIGPSGAIHGYGRPLGGQQQPSYRSVYHTNWSWRR from the coding sequence ATGTCCCTTTTCCAGGAGTTTGGCCGGAGCTACACTCTGTCCCCACCCGTCACCAAAGCACCATCGCTGGGCCTCCGGTCATCGTCTGGATCCCCCTTTCCCTCATACAAACCCCTGGTACAGGCCTCATCAGCTCAGGCCCCCGCGGGGAGGCAGACGTCATGGCTGGACAGGAGTCACAAGCCTCCTTCACCCTGGGAGGCCGCAGCCCACCACCCCATGGGCCTGGTTGACGAGGCCTTCCCCTTCCAGAACCTCCAGCAGGCCATCGCCTTCAACGTGCGCTCGGCTGCGCAGCGCAAGCTACTCCCTGAGCCCCCTGCCGAGTGGAAGGCTAGGGTGTCTGACGATCCTCCCAGGAAGACTGAGGTATGGAACCCGAACCAAAGATGGAACAAGAGACAGAGCTGGGGTCAGAGCCAGAGTCAGAGCCAGGGTCAGAACCAGGATCAGAGTCGGAGTTACAGCAGAGTTATGCCTCCGTTCCTGTCCCCGACCAAGAGCATAGCCTCGGCCCCCGCCGGTCCGACTGGCTACAGGTCCCTGCCCAGACAGTGGCAGCCACAGAGGTCCCTGACAGAGACCAACATCGGGCCCTCTGGGGCTATTCATGGGTACGGAAGGCCCCTTGGGGGCCAGCAGCAGCCGAGCTACAGATCTGTGTACCACACTAACTGGAGCTGGAGACGCTAG